A region of the Candidatus Methylomirabilis oxygeniifera genome:
GGCGGGATCGCTGCCAGTCCTTCCTCTGTGGCCACAATGACGACCGGGACCGTCATAAGGGCAAGGGTCAACGAGGCCCACAAGATTCCCCCTGTTCCGAAGGTCGGGGTTGGGAGCGCTTCGGGATAGAAGAGCCGGTCGATGCTCCCCCCGACAAGGTAGATGAAAAAGCCGAGACCAAAGACCCCAAAGACGATAGACGGGACGCCGGCCAGATTATTGACGGCGATCCTGACCGTACTGACTAATACCCCCTGCTTCGCGTACTCCCGAAGGTAGAATGCGGCCAGTACACCCAGCGGTGCGACAAGGAGGCTCATGATCATCACCATCATCACCGTACCGAATATGGCAGGGAAGACGCCACCCTCGGTGTTCGACTCCCTCGGATCGCCGGAGATGAACTCCCAGAGCCTGGACAGATAGACGCCGCTCTTGGACCACACCCCCATCGAGTTCGGGCGGACGATTCGGACGATCTGCTGAAGCGGTAGCTCCGTGTCCTGACCGCCCATGACCGAGACGATGAGCGTCTGTCGGGAGGCCTGGCGCAACGTGGCGAGTCTCGCTTCCTGTTCGCGATACTTGGCCGCCCAACCCTCCATCTCCTGGTCGAGCCGTGCTGTTTGTGAACCTGCCTCTTGCCCTGAGAGTTGAAGCTTCTTGAGCGTGAGGCGGATCTTCTCCTGAGCAGCGTTGATCGCCCCGATCTCCTTTTTTTCGATACGCCTGATCTCCTGAAACGTCGAGGTTGCGCCAGGGAGAAGGCCCTGAAGCGTAGTCCATGCCGCCTCAGGTCCGGAAGCTACGGCCCGCTCATCATCTCGAACCTCTTTGAGAAAGCCGTATAGGTTGCCCCACTCCCGTCGTTCGATGAGGACAGCCTGCGCAGGGACGTCGCGGCGAGCGATCGTAGCCTCCTCGACCCAGACAAAGTCGGCGCCGTACAGGTCTCGATTACCGACCTTGATCTGAATCCGGTGGCGCGCGGCGGTTCCTGGGGGTGCGTCCGGTTGCGGGATCGCCTCCCGTCGCGTCACCTGGCCTAATAGCTCCTTGCCGTCTGACAGCGTCAGACGCACAATCGGCGACGGCCAAAAGAAGCCCAGCCCGTTGAGCAGCACCAGGAGGACGAGTCCGGCCACCAGGAGAAGGTTGAGGGCTAATGCCCCTCCCGTGAGCCAGATGAATGGATCGCCGCTCTTCCAGAATCGCGTCATAGGGAGCGATACCTCTGCCGGAGCTTCAGGCGGACCAATTCGGCCAGGGTGTTCACGATGAATGTCATCACGAAGAGTAGGAGGGCTGCCAGGAAGAGGATCCGGAAGAGCGTCCCGCCATCAGGCGCCTCAGGGAGCTCCACGGCGATGTTGGCCGAGAGAGCCCGAAAGCCGTTGAAGATACTCCAGTCCATCACCGGCGTATTCCCCGTGGCCATCAGGACGATCATCGTCTCGCCCACCGCCCTTCCGAAGCCGATCATAATAGCGGAGAAGATCCCAGGGCTCGCCGTCGGCAGGACGACCCTCAGTGCGGTCTGCCACCGGGTGGCGCCAAGCGCGAGCGAACCGGCCACAAGGTGTTGAGGCACGCTGGAGAGCGAATCCTCGGCAATGGTAAAGATAATCGGGATGACAGCGAAGCCCATGGCGATGCCTACTACCAGGGAGTTTCGTTGATCATAGGTGAGCCCAAGAACACTCAAGAGCCAGCCTCGATAGTCGCCCGACAGCAACAGGCGCTCGATTGTTCCACCGAGCTGAAAGGAGATCCAGCCTCCGAGGATGACGATCGGGATGAGCAGGGCGACCTCGGTGCCCGCCTTGATCCGGCTGCGGACGCTAATGGGAACGAATCGCCAGCAGAAGACTGCGATCAGAATGAGGAGTGTGGTTATGATCGGCATGAGGAAGAGGCCGGGAACGACCTTTTCGACAAAGGGCGCAAGCCAAAGGCCTGCCAGGAATCCCAGGACGACGCTCGGAAGCGCAGCCATAATCTCTACGGTTGGCTTCACGATCCCCTTGAGCGTCGGGTGCATGAACTGGGAGGCGTACAGGGCGCCCAGGAGCGCCAGCGGGATCGCGAAGAGCAGAGCGTAGAATGTCCCTTTGACCGTTCCAAAGATGAGCGGGGTGAGGCTGAACTTTGCCTCAAAGTCGTCGGTCCCTCCGGTGGACTGCCAGACATAAGTCGGCGCGGGGTACCCCTCGTACCAGAGCTTGCCGAATAGGCTCCCCCAACTGATCTCCGGGTGGGGGTTCTCTACGGTCCAATGTGAGAGGCCCCCCTTCGCATTCACTGTCATGACGCCGTCGACTTTAGGGGCGAAGGTGACCGCGCTCAGTCCCTCTTCTCCGGCCGTCAGGGTCAGTAAGGTCTTCCCCGTGGTGCCATAGTGGATGTGGATGATACCGGAGGCGTCCGCCGTCACAAACCCCTTATCGCGACGGGACGGGGCGAAGGCGACGACGGGCCCCGTGTGGGCCAGAAAGTCATGGACCTTCGCCAGGCGCTGCCCTTCACCATCCGCTTGCACGAGTTGCCACGAGCCGACGCCGCCCATCGCATCACCCACGATCAGCGTGCGGTCTCCGATCAGGAATCCCACCATACTTACGCCGATTCCGGGTCGGGTTGTGGCAGCGGCAATGTCGGCAACCTTCGGATCGTTCGGGTCTCGAAGGTCTACCCTGATGATTTGGCCGGACGATGTTCCGACGAACAGATCCTCGCCGCGACCATCAAGGGCAAGCGAAGTGATCTCCCCCTCGATCGGTAGAGTGAGGCGTTGGCGCGACTCTTCCTTCGTGGTTGGACCGATCAGGGCCTTCGTCTCTTTGACGGTGACGAGAATGAGAGTCTTTTGACCGATAGCAGCCGCTGTCATAGGCCCGTTGGGGGTAGAGGCGTAGGCGAGCCGCGTCAGTGGATGTTGCTCCGGATCAACTGCAATTGGATCGACAGTCGTCAACTCGGCTTCGACACGGCGCTTTCCATCCGGGAAGGTGACCGAGAACCCGACCTCTACGGGGATCGCGCGCCCATCCGAGAGTCCCAACAAGAGCGGGCCTCGTCCCAAGCCCGATGTCCCGACGACCGTGGCGCCGTGCAGTCCCTGCAGCGGATTAGATGGCAGCGACGTTCCGTCCCTGACGGACACGAATTGTACGCCGGAGGCTGTGACCACGTAGCCGATCTCACGGTATTCATCCACCCCGACCGCGAGCGGGGCCGAATCGAGGCTCGTGGTGAGCTCTCCAGGCAGCACCGCTGTGGGCTTCCTGAAGAGGGGGTAGACCCCGGCGGCAATGACGAACAGGATGGCCAGAATGGAGACGATGATCGCTGCCCCCCCGAGCGTCACGATCCAACGGGCGACGCGATCCAGCAGGAGACGCCGCGTGATCTTACGGCGCGGGACGAGAACCGGGCGAGCCGCTTGTAGCGGCTCGCCCGGTGCAACAACCTTTGTACTGTCTTCCATGGATCGGTTCAGGAAGCCATTAGAGCGCCTTGCTCAGCTCTTCCTTGGCGATGGAGTTGGGGATTGGAAAGTATCCATCCTTGATCACGGCCTGTTGTCCATCCTTTGAGAGTAAAAACCTGGCGAACTCACGGGTGAGAGGGTCAAGGTGCTTGTCCGGCGCCCTATTGACGTAGATGAACAGAAATCGTGACAGTGGGTACCTTCCGGAATAGGCGTTGTCTGCTGTGGCCTCAGCGCACGCGCCGCCTTCTTTTTCGCTCAGCGGAACAGCGCGGACGTCAGGCGTCGCGTAGCCGATGCCGCTATAGCCCATGGCGTAGCGATCAACAGCCACCCCCTGGACGACAGAGGCCGAGCCGGGCTGTTCCTTCAACTCATCTTTATAGTCGCCGTTCTTCAGCGCATGCTCCTTGAAGAACCCGTACGTTCCGGAGGCCGAGTTTCGGCCAAATAGACTGATCGGGCGATTGGCCCAGTCGCCGGTCAAGCCGAGCTGCCCCCAGGTCTTGATGTCTTCCTTATGACCGTAGCGCCTGGACTTGGAAAAGATAGCGTCCACTTGCGCAATGGTCAGACACTTGATCGGGTTATCCTTATGCACAAAGACCGCCAGGGCGTCCACGGCACTGCGCAGCCCGGTGGGCTTATAGCCGAACTTCTTTTCAAAGGCATCGATCTCGGTCCCTTTCATGGGGCGAGACATGGGGCCGAGCTGGGCGGTGCCGGAGATCAGCGCCGGCGGAGCGGTGGATGAGCCTTTCCCCTCGATCTGGATCTTGACATTCGGGTAAAACTTATTGAACGTTTCGGCCCAGAACGTCATGAGATTGTTCAAGGTGTCCGATCCGACACTCGACAGGTTACCCGAGACGCCGCTGACCGCTTTGTAGGTCGGGAGTGTTGGATCGACCTTGAGAACATCCGCCATGGCGAGCGCAGACCAGAGCAAGACCGCGCACACGATCTCCGCAAGCAACAGTAAAAACGTATAACCTTTTTTCTTTGTACCGTTCTTCTGTCTGAACATCGTCAGCCTCCTTTGTCAAAAGACTATCACGCACGGTATAACGATCACGTTACATCTATGTTACGGTTATGTTACATATTGATAAAGTGCATACCAGAGAGTCATGTGTGCGTTACTTCCCGAAATCGGCCCATCGCCGTTCTGGCCGGAGGAGGGAGGCTCCCCATGTCAGGGACGGCGATGGGCCTCACGGGCGTGGAAGAATCGGGCTGATCCTAGAACCAGACCGCCAGTCGCGACAGAATCTCCCACGACTTCTCGTCGCCCTTGACGGCGGTCATCTTGTCGTTGTCATACCAGTTGTTGACATAGTTGAACATCAGGCGGACGTTCGGGCTGAGGTACCAGTTGAAGCCGAGGGTCATTGCATCGACACCGTTCTCGCCAGGGCTGGCCAGTGGATCGTCGGAAATGAAGTCGAGCTGAGCAAATCGGGCCGTCAGTTCCAGTGCGCCAAAGCCACCAGTCCTGGGATCGAAATTCTTTTTGACTTTGGGTGCCTTCCCGTGAACCTTTTCCTCACCCGTGATGAGCCAGGTCCCGGCGACGTACCAACCACGGCCCTCGACATCGTCAAGGTCGCTCCCTCCAGCGCCGAGGCCGTCTCGCTCTTCTCTTGTCTTGACATACTCACCGTACAACCCAACGGGGCCATAGGCGTGGACCACCTCGAAGCCGTAACGAACGCGATCGCCTTGCGTCGTAACGCGTGGGAAGAACTCAAACCGGGCATCGGTACGGCCACGAAGACTTTCTCCCTTATCCTGATCGCCGTAGGTCATGTGGCCGGCGATATGGAGCTTTTGGAGTGCTGGAATGTCGAGCATCTTGAATGGGCGAACCAACAGACGACCCGCGTAATCCTTGGCGTCATTCTTATCCGAACTGTTCGCTCCGGTGCCGTTGAAGATTCCGGCCGAATAGTCGAGCGAACCTCCAAGAAGAGATCCGTGGACCATGCCGCCGACGTCACGGGCTGGAACAAGATTGTTGACGACCGACCGCTCCACGAAGTCGATGAACCGGGAAGAGGTCAGCTCCTCGAAGCTGAAGGGAACCTTGTACTGGCCGCCTCGGACCCTGAACTCCGGCCAGTAGTTCAATTCGCCGTAGCCATCAGTCAAGTTGAATGAGCTCCCCTCGCTGAATTCTCCCTCCACTTTAAAGTCCAAGTACTTGAAAAACGTCGCATCGATCCCGAGGCGAGCTCTGCGGACCAGGAGATTTGTGATGAGGTCGCTGCGGGTGGGGGAGGCGTTGCTACGGTTGCTGTCCAGTTTCTTGGCATCCCCCTCGTAGGAGCGTACATCGAAATTGAGTCGCCCGTGCAATTCGACCTTGTGCTGCCCGTCGGCGGATTTGAGGTAGGGGGTCCAGTCCTTAAGCCCGGCCAGGAGTCTCTCGGCCCCTTCCTTTTTGGCCCGCGTCTTGAGTTCCTGGTACTTGTCCTCGGTAATGTGGCCTTTGTCTTTCAAGATGTCCAGTAATTCGTCCAGGACCGCCTTATCCTCTTTTGTTTGAGCTGCCACAGGCGCCGAAGCGAGCGGACCGAACGCCAGGGCAATGCTAACTGTTATTGCGAGGAAAAAGATCTTGCGTAGAAATCGTCCCATGCCTTGTCTCCTTGTGTGATTGTGATAAAGCCGGTTAACGCGGACTTCCTCGTTGCGGTGTAAGACCGTGGGTGGTAACGCCGACTGAGTATTGACATGTGGCGCCTGTCCTCCTGGTGCAGGATGTCGCAGATACTTGCACATGGTCCCAGCTCCTGTCGGTTGATTCAGGCCGACCGCTTCAGTGGCAGATCCGGCATCTGTGAGAAGCTGCTTTCAAGGTCGTGGTACAGTGCATAAACCTGAAGGAAGGGATTCCAATCGAATTGCGCCCGAAGTTCATCTTGAAGAGCGTACAGCCTGAGGGTACCATCCTGCGCCTTGACCTCCTGGCGGATAGCCCCTAGGACGCCCAGCTCCGGGATGCCGAGCTCGTCAAGCCCGGTCAGGTTGATGACGACTTTCACACCGTGGCGCCGCAGCAACGGCAAGAGGACCCGGTGTAACCGTGCCTCCTCGTTGTCTGCCGCCTTCCCATCAAGCCTGATGATCAGACTCCCTTTGTGCTCCTTGATCCGGTATCGCATATGCCACTCCTCTTTGTTATGGTTACGCCGCCAGTCGTTGCCCGCCCATTGGTCGAATACTGATACGCAGTGCCTGCTCTTCCCTGTTGTACGAAATTCGTTCGATGGTTCCATCGATGGGGCTCAGTACAAATTGATCATCGAAATATGGAGAGAGGCCTAACAGGTAGCCCCTCTTTACCTCGCTCTTTGCGACCAGTCGGTTGTAAGAACTCCCATCAACCTTCAACGTAATCAGCATGTCATCCTCCTTTTTGATGGCATCCTAACCGTGGCTTGTTACAACCATATGAAGGATCGATGACACGGAAGTAAATTCGAGACCTCGGAGTAGCGATCTCAGTGAGAGCGGGAAGAGAAATAGTGTGAGAGCGGAGCACACCGGGGCAAACCGCAGTATCAGGGGCAGCTATCCCGTGGTGCGGTCCGTTCCGGCTTCCACCGTCCTATACGATTTGCGGAAGAGTCTTAAATAGAAGAAATGTTACACCACTGCAACATCGCAGTAATCCGGGTGTAATTGTGGCCTGTTTTACTTAGGCCATGAGAATCGCTTGTCCGGAAGAGGGGAGAGTAGAAACACGGGGCGGTGAAGTGATGTGCCCGTCATGCGGTTCAGAAGCCGTCAACAGGTACGGACGGGCATGGACCCAAAAGCAGCGGTTTCGATGCCTGATATGCGGAAGACAGTTCACGCTTGGCAATCGAAACACCACACCTGCCAAGAGACCTTACTGCGGTAAGTGCGGTCGACCAATGCATATCTATAAACGGGAAGCGAATATTATCAGATTCAGGTGTTCCGGGTATCCGGACTGTCGGGGCTTTCACAAACAGTGAGCGAGGAGGTGTGACGTGAGTCACTATATCCACGATATACCGGGAAGGCTCAGGGTGAGGACGCCCGTGATCCAGCGCAATCCCCATCTTGCCCAGGAAGTCTACGGGCTGTTGGCGGTGCTTCGCGGAATAGAGAGCGTGACAGTCAAGGTCGTGACCGGGAGTATCGTGATTCACTATGACCACAAGGTGATCCGGTCGCGAGAGATTATTGCCGCCCTCACCCACGCCGGTTATTTTGATCCGAAGAAGGCGATCACCCACGATGACTACCTGCATGACGCATGCGTCAAGACCGGCAAGATCGTGTGGAAGGCCTTCTTTGGGGCTTTTGTAGATACGGCACTTGAAGGGTCCGCGCTGTCGTTCATCGCAATTCTGATATAGCAATTCCCCACATTGCCTTCTCCCGTTGCATCGCGCAGCGGTATTCCTATCAGCCTTGCAGGGCACTGACCTTATCGGTGACCTCCCATGGAAGTCCGATGTCCATCCGTCCCACATGTCCATATGCAGCCAACTTCCTGTAAAACCCACCTTTGATCAGGGATGGCAGATAGCGCAGGTTGAACTGCCTCATGATCCCAACGATCCGAAAATCGACATGGTTCTCAAGGAGCTGGGCGATCCGGGCGTCCGGCAGCTTGCCTGTGCCGAATGTCTCCACCTGCACGCTGACGGGTCGTGACAGGCCGATAGAGTAGCTTAACTGGACCTCACATTCCCGTGCTAGCCCGGCGGCAACCACGTTCTTGGCCGCATAGCGGGCGATGTACGCGCCGATACGGTCGATCCGCATGGGATCCTTCCCGCTCAGCGCCGCACCACTGTGTCGTGAATACTCCCCATAGGTGTCGATGGCATTCTTTCTGCCGGTCAGTCCGGAATGGATGGACGGTCCGCCGACGACAAACGGACCGTCCGGATTGACGAAGATCCTGGTCTTGTCGTCCGGCTTGATCTCCGCTTCCTGTAGGATCGGGTGGATGACCATCTCTTTAAGATCCTGTTCCAGTCTTTTTAGATCGGGACCGCCGGCTGTCGAGGGTCTGCCCTGACTGGCAATCAGCGTGATGCTGTGTATCCTGTACGGCCTACG
Encoded here:
- a CDS encoding conserved protein of unknown function (Evidence 4 : Homologs of previously reported genes of unknown function), which produces MSHYIHDIPGRLRVRTPVIQRNPHLAQEVYGLLAVLRGIESVTVKVVTGSIVIHYDHKVIRSREIIAALTHAGYFDPKKAITHDDYLHDACVKTGKIVWKAFFGAFVDTALEGSALSFIAILI
- a CDS encoding putative Phosphate-selective porin O and P precursor (Evidence 3 : Function proposed based on presence of conserved amino acid motif, structural feature or limited homology), with protein sequence MGRFLRKIFFLAITVSIALAFGPLASAPVAAQTKEDKAVLDELLDILKDKGHITEDKYQELKTRAKKEGAERLLAGLKDWTPYLKSADGQHKVELHGRLNFDVRSYEGDAKKLDSNRSNASPTRSDLITNLLVRRARLGIDATFFKYLDFKVEGEFSEGSSFNLTDGYGELNYWPEFRVRGGQYKVPFSFEELTSSRFIDFVERSVVNNLVPARDVGGMVHGSLLGGSLDYSAGIFNGTGANSSDKNDAKDYAGRLLVRPFKMLDIPALQKLHIAGHMTYGDQDKGESLRGRTDARFEFFPRVTTQGDRVRYGFEVVHAYGPVGLYGEYVKTREERDGLGAGGSDLDDVEGRGWYVAGTWLITGEEKVHGKAPKVKKNFDPRTGGFGALELTARFAQLDFISDDPLASPGENGVDAMTLGFNWYLSPNVRLMFNYVNNWYDNDKMTAVKGDEKSWEILSRLAVWF
- the PstS gene encoding Strongly similar to phosphate binding protein of ABC-type phosphate transport system, whose translation is MFRQKNGTKKKGYTFLLLLAEIVCAVLLWSALAMADVLKVDPTLPTYKAVSGVSGNLSSVGSDTLNNLMTFWAETFNKFYPNVKIQIEGKGSSTAPPALISGTAQLGPMSRPMKGTEIDAFEKKFGYKPTGLRSAVDALAVFVHKDNPIKCLTIAQVDAIFSKSRRYGHKEDIKTWGQLGLTGDWANRPISLFGRNSASGTYGFFKEHALKNGDYKDELKEQPGSASVVQGVAVDRYAMGYSGIGYATPDVRAVPLSEKEGGACAEATADNAYSGRYPLSRFLFIYVNRAPDKHLDPLTREFARFLLSKDGQQAVIKDGYFPIPNSIAKEELSKAL
- the metK gene encoding S-adenosylmethionine synthetase (Methionine adenosyltransferase) (AdoMet synthetase) (MAT), whose protein sequence is MKADFMFTSESVTEGHPDKLCDQISDAIVDHILQRDPCSRVIAECAVSTAIVFIAARFSTNVSIDFANIARQVINQVGYADHSFNAKTCSILTSLKELPTEESDSFDERYLSDEEIERIPVRNQVTVFGYACDQTSALMPLPIWLAHRLARRLTSVRLQKLLPYLAPDGKTQVGVEYRDRRPYRIHSITLIASQGRPSTAGGPDLKRLEQDLKEMVIHPILQEAEIKPDDKTRIFVNPDGPFVVGGPSIHSGLTGRKNAIDTYGEYSRHSGAALSGKDPMRIDRIGAYIARYAAKNVVAAGLARECEVQLSYSIGLSRPVSVQVETFGTGKLPDARIAQLLENHVDFRIVGIMRQFNLRYLPSLIKGGFYRKLAAYGHVGRMDIGLPWEVTDKVSALQG
- a CDS encoding protein of unknown function (Evidence 5 : No homology to any previously reported sequences); this encodes MRYRIKEHKGSLIIRLDGKAADNEEARLHRVLLPLLRRHGVKVVINLTGLDELGIPELGVLGAIRQEVKAQDGTLRLYALQDELRAQFDWNPFLQVYALYHDLESSFSQMPDLPLKRSA
- a CDS encoding conserved membrane protein of unknown function (Evidence 4 : Homologs of previously reported genes of unknown function), producing MEDSTKVVAPGEPLQAARPVLVPRRKITRRLLLDRVARWIVTLGGAAIIVSILAILFVIAAGVYPLFRKPTAVLPGELTTSLDSAPLAVGVDEYREIGYVVTASGVQFVSVRDGTSLPSNPLQGLHGATVVGTSGLGRGPLLLGLSDGRAIPVEVGFSVTFPDGKRRVEAELTTVDPIAVDPEQHPLTRLAYASTPNGPMTAAAIGQKTLILVTVKETKALIGPTTKEESRQRLTLPIEGEITSLALDGRGEDLFVGTSSGQIIRVDLRDPNDPKVADIAAATTRPGIGVSMVGFLIGDRTLIVGDAMGGVGSWQLVQADGEGQRLAKVHDFLAHTGPVVAFAPSRRDKGFVTADASGIIHIHYGTTGKTLLTLTAGEEGLSAVTFAPKVDGVMTVNAKGGLSHWTVENPHPEISWGSLFGKLWYEGYPAPTYVWQSTGGTDDFEAKFSLTPLIFGTVKGTFYALLFAIPLALLGALYASQFMHPTLKGIVKPTVEIMAALPSVVLGFLAGLWLAPFVEKVVPGLFLMPIITTLLILIAVFCWRFVPISVRSRIKAGTEVALLIPIVILGGWISFQLGGTIERLLLSGDYRGWLLSVLGLTYDQRNSLVVGIAMGFAVIPIIFTIAEDSLSSVPQHLVAGSLALGATRWQTALRVVLPTASPGIFSAIMIGFGRAVGETMIVLMATGNTPVMDWSIFNGFRALSANIAVELPEAPDGGTLFRILFLAALLLFVMTFIVNTLAELVRLKLRQRYRSL
- a CDS encoding conserved membrane protein of unknown function (Evidence 4 : Homologs of previously reported genes of unknown function) gives rise to the protein MTRFWKSGDPFIWLTGGALALNLLLVAGLVLLVLLNGLGFFWPSPIVRLTLSDGKELLGQVTRREAIPQPDAPPGTAARHRIQIKVGNRDLYGADFVWVEEATIARRDVPAQAVLIERREWGNLYGFLKEVRDDERAVASGPEAAWTTLQGLLPGATSTFQEIRRIEKKEIGAINAAQEKIRLTLKKLQLSGQEAGSQTARLDQEMEGWAAKYREQEARLATLRQASRQTLIVSVMGGQDTELPLQQIVRIVRPNSMGVWSKSGVYLSRLWEFISGDPRESNTEGGVFPAIFGTVMMVMIMSLLVAPLGVLAAFYLREYAKQGVLVSTVRIAVNNLAGVPSIVFGVFGLGFFIYLVGGSIDRLFYPEALPTPTFGTGGILWASLTLALMTVPVVIVATEEGLAAIPPGMREASLALGATKFETTWRVVLPTVMPSILTGLILAMARAIGEVAPLMITGVVKLAPSLPIDSAWPFLHLDRKFMHLGFHIYDVGFQSPNVDAARPMVYTTALLLLLVVLVLNLATILIRNRLRKKYASSAF
- a CDS encoding protein of unknown function (Evidence 5 : No homology to any previously reported sequences), which encodes MLITLKVDGSSYNRLVAKSEVKRGYLLGLSPYFDDQFVLSPIDGTIERISYNREEQALRISIRPMGGQRLAA